In Colletotrichum destructivum chromosome 8, complete sequence, the following proteins share a genomic window:
- a CDS encoding Putative berberine/berberine, FAD-binding domain, PCMH-type, FAD-binding, type PCMH, subdomain 2: protein MKSLATFLLLTHHLVGRLVAADAEDCRCFPGDPCWPTDSHWAKLNSTLGGRLIRTVPIGAPCHDPDYNEEACQAVRAAWNDPDTHLETSHSPMSSFWATMGDSCDPFADRSTSCGLGGYPQYVVNVSSADDASQAVRFAKETNIRFVIRNTGHDYLGKSTGAGSLAVWMHHLRSLEVVDWEGKHYVGKAIKMGAGVLGHEAVSFTTEHDLLVVSGNGPTVGIAGGYTLGGGHSSLSSKYGLSADRALEYEVIDGKGEYLVANREKNQDLYWALSGGGGGSYGVVLSTTVKADPEVPVSLGTLKFSARGLMEDDFIGAIEAFHLTLPALVAAGCQPLYSFGREGFDLMALSAPDLTPAQVGSLLEPFLAHLDNLGVDYEKNIIPFPKYGEFFKAISQAQSKGVANAVYGGSWFIPRIRMVGKGSRALIEESFRLQDQGAMQLFMGFNLSTAGRDVDNSVHGGWREMLIDTVFMIPISNDGGAEAMGLISRKATKLASGLQRLAPHAGTYPSEADPNDPDWKQNFYGENYGRLLDIKQKYDPDHVFYGSTAVGGDLWSPKADGRLCQSRESTHTGTGSEKDEL from the exons ATGAAGTCCCTTGCAACATTTCTCCTCCTGACTCACCACCTGGTTGGTAGGCTGGTTGCCGCTGATGCAGAAGATTGCCGTTGCTTTCCAGGCGACCCGTGTTGGCCGACTGACTCCCACTGGGCGAAGCTGAACAGCACTCTGGGCGGGAGATTGATACGGACCGTACCCATCGGCGCCCCTTGCCATGATCCGGACTACAACGAGGAGGCTTGCCAGGCAGTAAGGGCGGCGTGGAACGACCCTGACACCCA CCTGGAGACGAGCCACTCGCCCATGAGCAGCTTTTGGGCGACAATGGGCGATTCCTGCGACCCGTTTGCCGATAGATCAACCAGTTGCGGGCTGGGAGGATACCCGCAGTACGTTGTCAACGTGTCCAGCGCCGACGATGCCTCGCAAGCTGTTCGCTTCGCCAAGGAGACGAACATTCGTTTTGTGATCCGAAACACCGGCCATGA TTACTTGGGAAAATCCACGGGCGCAggctccctcgccgtctgGATGCATCATCTTCGATCCCTTGAAGTGGTTGACTGGGAAGGCAAACACTATGTCGGGAAAGCCATCAAAATGGGCGCCGGTGTCCTGGGTCATGAAGCAGTCAGCTTCACAACAGAGCACGACCTACTTGTGGTATCTGGAAATGGCCCGActgtcggcatcgccggcggctaCACTCTCGGGGGTGGACACTCGTCGCTATCCTCGAAGTATGGGCTGTCGGCGGATCGAGCTCTCGAGTACGAAGTCATCGATGGGAAAGGAGAATACCTGGTCGCCAATCGCGAAAAGAACCAGGATTTGTACTGGGCGTtgagcggcggtggcggcggctcaTATGGCGTGGTGCTGTCAACAACCGTCAAAGCTGACCCCGAAGTTCCCGTCTCGCTGGGAACTCTCAAGTTTTCTGCAAGGGGCCTGATGGAAGACGACTTCATTGGCGCGATCGAGGCTTTCCACTTGACCCTCCCTGCTCTTGTCGCCGCAGGATGTCAACCTCTATACTCTTTCGGCCGAGAGGGCTTCGACCTCATGGCTCTGTCGGCTCCAGACCTCACCCCAGCCCAGGTCGGCAGTCTGCTCGAACCCTTTCTAGCCCACCTAgacaacctcggcgtcgactaCGAGAAAAACATCATCCCGTTTCCGAAATACGGGGAGTTTTTCAAGGCCATCTCTCAGGCTCAAAGCAAAggcgtcgccaacgccgtctaTGGCGGTTCTTGGTTCATCCCCCGCATTCGCATGGTCGGCAAAGGTAGCCGAGCGCTGATTGAGGAAAGCTTCAGACTGCAAGACCAAGGTGCAATGCAGCTGTTCATGGGGTTTAACCTGTCGACGGCTGGTCGTGATGTTGACAACTCAGTCCACGGCGGATGGAGAGAGATGCTGATTGACACCGTGTTCATGAT ACCGATCAGCAATGACGGCGGTGCTGAAGCCATGGGACTCATAAGTAGAAAAGCCACCAAGCTGGCGTCGGGGCTCCAGAGGCTTGCTCCACATGCAGGAACTTATCCTAGTGAG GCGGACCCCAACGACCCCGACTGGAAACAGAACTTTTATGGTGAAAACTATGGCAGGCTCCTGGACATCAAACAAAAGTACGACCCTGACCACGTCTTTTACGGAAGTACGGCGGTTGGGGGAGATCTTTGGTCGCCTAAGGCGGACGGGCGACTGTGCCAGAGTCGTGAGAGTACACATACAGGTACTGGAAGCGAAAAGGATGAGCTTTGA
- a CDS encoding Putative pectate lyase PlyH/PlyE, pectin lyase/virulence factor, translating to MTVTGNFDGGMKLYDRVPSTCTGGEGGQKDAAFILADGATLSNVIIGGGAGEGVQCEGSCNLVNVWWDKVCEDGATFRQTGGTSTVKGGGARDASDKLFQHNGGGTLEVSDFYGSNIGQFWRSCGNCKSQVARTAIFNNIYVDGGKTIAHYNGNLGDKVTINGACVLGGATVCKNSKGVTGGGEPGSAENDPTLCVETSVQTSGC from the exons atgacTGTCACTGGCAActtcgacggcggcatgaaGCTCTACGACCGCGTTCCCAGCACCTgcaccggcggcgaaggcggccagAAGGATGCGGCTTTCATTCTCGCTGACGGCGCCACTCTCAGCAACGTCATCatcggaggcggcgccggcgagggtgtCCAGTGCGAGGGCAGTTGCAACTTGGTCAACGT CTGGTGGGACAAGGTctgcgaggacggcgccaCCTTCCGCCAGACGGGCGGCACCTCCACggtcaagggcggcggcgcgcgcgACGCCTCGGACAAGCTCTTCCAgcacaacggcggcggcaccctcGAGGTCTCTGACTTCTACGGCAGCAACATCGGACAGTTCTGGCGCTCGTGCGGCAACTGCAAGTCCCAGGTCGCCCGCaccgccatcttcaacaacatctacgtcgacggcggcaagaccaTCGCCCACTACAACGGCAAcctcggcgacaaggtcACCATCAACGGCGCCTgcgtgctcggcggcgccaccgtcTGCAAGAACTCCAAGggcgtcaccggcggcggcgagcccggcagcgccgagaaCGACCCCACGCTCTGTGTGGAGACCAGTGTCCAGACTTCTGGCTGCTAA
- a CDS encoding Putative NUDIX hydrolase domain-containing protein — translation MPADQPASSRQDKMAPNPFAHPRVGVSVIVQREDGRIVVGKRESSHGAGTQQLPGGHLEFGESFFACAERETLEETGLRVRAVKLLTVTNDVFEDLGKHYATIFVKCEMVDADAEPVALEPEKCSGWYWKTWEEIREINEAAKRGDGGVKLFLPLQHLLEEHPTLETSL, via the exons ATGCCAGCcgaccagccagccagcagccGTCAAGACAAGATGGCCCCGAACCCGTTTGCACACCCGcgcgtcggcgtctccgtcatcgtccagcGCGAGGACGGCAGGATCGTCGTGGGCAAGCGCGAAAGCAGCCACGGCGCAG GAACCCAGCAGCTCCCTGGCGGACACCTCGAGTTCGGCGAATCCTTCTTCGCCTGCGCCGAGCGCGAGACgctcgaggagacgggcctGCGCGTCCGCGCCGTCAAGCTGTTGACCGTGACGAACGACGTGTTCGAGGACCTCGGGAAGCACTACGCGACCATCTTCGTGAAGTGCGAGATGGTGGACGCCGACGCGGAGCCTGTT gccctcgagcccgagaAGTGCTCCGGCTGGTACTGGAAGACGTGGGAAGAGATCCGAGAGATCAACGAGGCAGCCAAGAGGGGCGACGGGGGCGTGAAGCTGTTTCTGCCGTTGCAGCATCTCCTGGAGGAGCACCCGACCCTCGAGACGTCGCTTTGA
- a CDS encoding Putative cytochrome P450 has protein sequence MDAVPLSVSLLGVVLVVYLVERALNTVKNGRRPPLPPGPKGLPIIGNVNDLPKPGEFEAQHWLKHKELYGPISSITTMGQTLVIVNDARLANELLDGRSAKYSSRPTQVMTGEMVGYKDLLGGLSYGEQFRSQRKDVSRVLGTKAAAAKYNTLQEAEVGHFLLHLLDDPDNLVEYIRREAGSLILKITYGYTAEAFKKDPLLEMVGEMADNLINGAVPGAFLVDSFPFLRYLPDWVPGTGFKQLAKQWKVQMEETRDKPYAFVEHQRAQGKDNVSFLSRLLESEDASPAKEHNDKFMALSMYGGGADTTVSSIASFFLAMMVYPEVQQKAQEEIDRVVGQDRLPNAHDRERLPYIDAIVKELMRWNPIGPMGLPHSSTEDDVFEGYFIPKGAMVMPNIWHFAHDPEKYPEPTAFKPERFLASEGHEPEADPQKFVFGYGRRVCPGRILADNSIFLNVAQTLAVYSLTKPVRDGRVVEPRIKFTAGVVSHPGPFEISIKPRSPHHEGLIRAIEKTFPWEQSDAQTLERMEV, from the exons ATGGACGCCGTGCCCCTTTCCGTCAGCTTACTAGGCGTTGTTCTCGTCGTCTATCTCGTCGAGCGAGCACTCAACACCGTCAAGAATggtcgccgtcctccgctgccgcccgGTCCCAAGGGCCTCCCGATCATCGGCAACGTGAACGATTTACCAAAGCCGGGCGAGTTCGAGGCTCAACACTGGCTGAAGCATAAAGAACTCTATG GGCCCATCAGCTCCATCACGACAATGGGACAGACCTTGGTGATTGTCAACGACGCGCGGTTGGCGAACGAGCTCCTGGATGGGCGTTCGGCCAAGTACTCCTCGAGACCCACGCAGGTCATGACAGGCGAAAT GGTCGGCTACAAGGACCTCCTGGGTGGGTTGTCATACGGCGAACAATTCCGCTCCCAGCGCAAAGACGTGAGCCGCGTCTTGGGCAccaaggcggccgcggcgaagTACAACACTctgcaggaggccgaggtgggcCATTTCCTGCTCCATCTGCTGGACGACCCGGACAATTTGGTTGAATACATCAGAAG GGAGGCCGGCTCGTTGATTCTCAAGATCACGTACGGGTACACGGCGGAGGCATTCAAAAAGGACCCGTTGCTGGAGATGGTTGGAGAAATGGCGGACAACCtcatcaacggcgccgtcccTGGCGCCTTTCTGGTCGACAGCTTCCCCTTCC TCCGCTACCTGCCCGACTGGGTTCCTGGGACCGGGTTCAAGCAGCTCGCCAAGCAGTGGAAGGTCCAGATGGAGGAAACGAGAGACAAGCCGTACGCTTTCGTAGAGCACCAGAGGGCGCAGGGCAAAGACAACGTCTCGTTCCTCTCGCGCCTCCTCGAATCGGAAGACGCCTCACCGGCGAAGGAGCATAACGACAAATTCATGGCACTGTCTATGtacggaggcggcgccgacacA ACAGTATCCTCCATCGCCTCGTTCTTCCTGGCTATGATGGTGTATCCCGAGGTTCAGCAAAAGGCCCAGGAAGAGATCGACCGCGTCGTGGGACAAGACAGGCTGCCCAACGCACACGACCGCGAAAGGTTGCCGTACATCGACGCGATAGTGAAGGAGCTAATGCGGTGGAACCCCATCGGGCCCATGGGGCTCCCTCATTCCAGTACGGAAGACGACGTGTTCGAGGGCTATTTCATCCCCAAGGGCGCCATGGTGATGCCCAACATCTG GCACTTCGCGCACGACCCCGAGAAGTACCCCGAGCCGACGGCCTTCAAGCCCGAGCGGTTCCTCGCCAGCGAGGGCCACGAACCGGAAGCCGACCCCCAGAAGTTCGTCTTCGGGTACGGCCGGCGGGTCTGCCCGGGACgcatcctcgccgacaacTCCATCTTCCTCAACGTCGCGCAGACGCTCGCCGTGTACAGCCTGACCAAGCCGGTCCGCGACGGCAGGGTGGTCGAGCCGAGGATCAAGTTCACGGCGGGAGTGGTCAGCCACCCGGGGCCGTTCGAGATCTCCATCAAGCCGCGGTCGCCCCATCACGAGGGCCTGATCCGCGCCATCGAGAAGACTTTCCCGTGGGAGCAGAGTGACGCCCAGACGCTGGAGAGGATGGAGGTTTGA
- a CDS encoding uncharacterized protein (Putative zn(2)Cys(6) fungal-type DNA-binding domain, transcription factor domain, fungi), with product MENISPTSQQSNPAPPSHAMNANPHHSPNSPTAIHDFPALARHGATSIPPDHPVAMTPSGQPALNPRSCVTCRKRKVRCDKQMPCSNCRRAVIQCIYPAPGRAPRRPRPKDPNAPPKNSSEREVELMKRLRKLEGIVEDLSGQIEVESGAGSNSGRQNSSTGDSPDALGHDVGGERTGGLQNSSHSHSNSAAAAAALKDAVAPTKMDTDPDPRRSSDKAPGLSRQFGRLVLHDKGRSSRYVSSAFWSKLNDELDKLRDEMHVLGEDTDDSDIEETPDHSPEQPVDAATDHHSFILGYRSSDVDLRKLHPLPSQIPFMWQIYQENVEPLLKILHIPTMEKLIRNMRRNIDELTPGNEALMFSIYYAAITSMEDEEVEKNFGSKKEAMLSQYRFALEQALAKANFLNTSDMVVLQAFVLFLTLVRREDDTRFCWTLTGLAIRIAQGLGIHRDGTNFGLPPFETEMRRRLWWAICTLDLRSAEELGSDLTIIDRSFDTELPSNVNDADIEPGMTEVPTSRWGKTDCAVSLVRYEICTLSRRLHTAGSAMAGVCPRDASSSLEDRERMLIEVYDRVEEKFLQHCFTDDDPLFWMAAMIARVIMAKMSLVIYQPMLFPGNGHELSNEVRDRLFLSAIEVVEYNYILNTDPRCKQWRWLFQTYRQWHAIAYILMEAGRRPWSATSERGWEAVNNTMRFDRDPAEISRMADHMAVWVPLRKLSAKATKHREAEIIRLRSDPDAARQLDVDDRMNPIPARLGPVPGMETKHAQIRARWRNLVRTEGCSPVQAVPDRRPGSQKQPAPNAASAVAAAAVPPPPPVSQQNQPVRAAPASMRPPREPEFIDTVMMARGFNPNHIWEYLYPTAESMAADPNNTLFPPTASQAPGSSQSMMATDDVQSPVTASAASLDVEQRQRQQAIAMTSQPTVASSISDNQPPWLWSDPFTSINNTSTDSMDVNMDNLDDFNWQNWQESIKGFEMDPDNLPQKGAW from the exons ATGGAAAAcatctcgccgacgagccaGCAGTCGAaccccgcgccgccgtcgcacGCAATGAACGCCAACCCGCACCATTCACCAAACTCCCCGACCGCGATACACGACttccccgccctcgcccgccatggCGCGACCTCGATCCCCCCCGACCACCCCGTCGCCATGACGCCCTCCGGCCAGCCCGCCCTGAACCCGCGCAGCTGCGTCACCTGCCGCAAGCGAAAGGTCCGTTGCGATAAGCAGATGCCCTGCAGCAActgccgccgcgccgtcatCCAATGCATATACCCTGCCCCGGGCCGCGCGCCCCGTCGCCCGAGGCCGAAGGACCCGAACGCCCCTCCCAAGAACTCGAGCGAgcgcgaggtcgagctgATGAAGCGCCTGCGTAAGctcgagggcatcgtcgaggaTCTGAGCGGCCAGATCGAAGTCGAGAGCGGCGCGGGGAGCAACAGCGGCCGGCAGAACTCGAGCACGGGGGACTCGCCAGACGCTTTAGGCCACGATGTAGGCGGAGAAAGGACAGGGGGCTTGCAGAATAGCAGCCACAGCCACAGCaacagcgccgccgccgccgctgctctgAAGGACGCCGTTGCGCCGACCAAGATGGATACAGACCCGGACCCGAGACGATCGTCGGACAAGGCGCCGGGCCTCAGCAGGCAGTTCGGCAGGCTGGTGCTCCATGACAAAGGGAGGTCGAGCAGATACGTGAGCAGCGCATTTTGGTCCAAGCTTAACGACGAG CTCGACAAGCTACGAGATGAGATGCACGTCTTGGGCGAGGATACGGACGATTCCGACATCGAAGAGACGCCAGACCACTCCCCCGAACAACCAGTGGATGCTGCAACCGACCACCACTCCTTCATCCTGGGATACCGCTCTTCCGATGTTGACCTGCGCAAGCTTCATCCCCTGCCGTCGCAGATCCCCTTTATGTGGCAGATCTACCAAGAGAACGTCGAGCCGCTGCTCAAGATACTGCACATCCCGACCATGGAAAAGCTCATTCGCAACATGCGGCGCAACATCGACGAGTTGACCCCTGGGAACGAGGCCCTTATGTTTTCCATCTATTACGCCGCCATTACGTCCatggaagacgaagag gTCGAGAAGAACTTTGGCTCAAAGAAGGAAGCCATGCTGTCGCAGTACCGcttcgccctcgagcaggcCCTCGCCAAAGCAAACTTCCTAAATACATCGGATATGGTGGTGCTGCAGGCCTTCGTCTTGTTCCTGACTTTGGTCCGGCGGGAGGACGACACGCGGTTTTGCTGGACACTGACCGGGTTGGCGATTCGGATCGCCCAGGGGCTGGGCATCCACCGGGACGGCACCAACTTCGGCCTCCCGCCCTTCGAGACCGAGATGCGCCGCCGGCTGTGGTGGGCCATCTGCACGCTTGACCTGCGAtccgccgaggagctgggcaGCGAcctcaccatcatcgaccgCTCCTTCGACACGGAGCTCCCttccaacgtcaacgacgccgacatcgaACCGGGCATGACCGAGGTGCCGACGTCGCGGTGGGGCAAGACAGACTGCGCCGTGTCGCTGGTGCGGTACGAGATCTGCACCCTCTCGAGGCGGCTGCAcaccgccggctccgccATGGCCGGTGTCTGCCCCCGCGACGCCTCATCGAGCCTCGAGGACCGCGAGCGCATGCTGATCGAGGTATACGACCGTGTCGAGGAGAAGTTCCTGCAGCACTGcttcaccgacgacgacccccTCTTCTGGATGGCCGCCATGATCGCCCgcgtcatcatggccaagatGAGCCTCGTCATCTACCAGCCGATGCTGTTCCCCGGCAACGGCCACGAGCTCTCCAACGAAGTCCGCGAccgtctcttcctctcggccatcgaggtcgtcgagtACAACTACATCCTCAACACAGACCCGCGCTGCAAGCAGTGGCGCTGGCTCTTCCAGACCTACCGTCAGTGGCACGCCATCGCCTATATCCTCATGGAGGCCGGGAGGCGCCCGTGGTCGGCGACCTCGGAGCGTGGATGGGAGGCCGTCAACAACACGATGCGCTTCGACAGAGACCCGGCCGAGATCTCCAGGATGGCCGACCACATGGCCGTCTGGGTCCCATTGCGGAAGCTCAGCGCCAAAGCGACGAAGCACCGCGAGGCGGAGATCATCCGGCTGCGGTCGGACCCGGATGCCGCCCGCCAGCTCGACGTGGACGACCGCATGAACCCCATCCCGGCGAGGCTCGGTCCCGTCCCGGGCATGGAGACCAAGCACGCGCAGATCCGCGCTCGTTGGCGGAACCTCGTGCGCACGGAGGGTTGCAGTCCGGTGCAGGCGGTGCCCGACCGTCGCCCGGGCAGTCAAAAGCAACCCGCACCTAACGCAGcatcggcggtggcggcagcggcggtgccgccgccgcctcctgtTTCTCAGCAAAATCAGCCCGTCCGGGCGGCGCCCGCCTCGATGCGCCCGCCGCGGGAGCCCGAGTTCATCGACACGGTCATGATGGCGCGCGGCTTCAACCCCAACCACATCTGGGAATACCTCTACCCGACGGCCGAGTCCATGGCAGCCGACCCGAACAACACGCTCTTCCCGCCTACCGCCTCGCAGGCGCCTGGTTCTTCACAGTCCATGATGGCCACCGACGACGTCCAATCGCCGGtcaccgcctccgccgcgaGCCTCGATGTGgagcagaggcagaggcagcagGCCATCGCAATGACGTCGCAGCCCACCGTCGCGTCGTCCATCAGCGACAACCAGCCGCCTTGGCTGTGGTCGGACCCGTTCACGTCCATCAACAACACGTCGACCGACTCGATGGACGTCAACATGGACAACCTGGACGACTTCAACTGGCAGAACTGGCAGGAGAGCATCAAGGGGTTCGAGATGGATCCGGACAACCTGCCTCAGAAGGGAGCGTGGTAG
- a CDS encoding Putative phosphatidic acid phosphatase type 2/haloperoxidase, translated as MDDEVVALGILEWDCLSFCFHHILITTSGLSESPIYLHLRIHCRAAISQTGRPRAPRTESPICDSESTPHILVQGVFRFSSMARFNNPFARRQNDTATLPTHRRRSSEDTRINDRWHGRDYTMAHRPPFMLWLKVTWLDILTMIIMGVIALVVFRAHPPAHRTFPITFDNGEVVYPQFAYPHITQIIPSHAATALGIGVPILSILLCQIHVRSFWDINNGIMGLLYSVLGSTVFQVMIKWLIGGLRPNFLEVCQPDITKASQPGGNATGLDGTGYGGIMWTSDICTREMDGTLSNALESFPSGHTTAMFSGMVFLYLYLNAKLKVFSNYHPSMWKLILTYAPILGATLVGGSLTVDQSHNWYDVLAGATIGTVFAFSSYRMVYAAVWDWRFNHIPLHRKLPLDYALDASDGAVATRKAGWGKRRGAKNTAANKLTGRTRYSTGSRDGRGAGIPRKPVTSHHARGDRRPSADDMV; from the exons ATGGACGATGAGGTCGTCGCACTTGGCATATTAGAATGGGACTGTCTGTCCTTCTGTTTCCATCACATCCTCATCACCACTTCAGGACTTTCTGAATCTCCCATCTATCTCCATCTTCGCATCCATTGCCGTGCTGCCATAAGCCAGACTGGCCGGCCCCGTGCACCTCGTACCGAATCACCCATCTGCGACTCCGAATCAACACCACACATCCTAGTTCAAGGCGTGTTCCGGTTCTCCAGCATGGCACGGTTCAACAACCCCTTTGCGCGTCGTCAAAATGACACGGCGACCCTGCCAACCCACCGTCGGAGGAGTAGCGAAGATACGAGGATCAACGACCGGTGGCATGGGCGTGATTACACCATGGCCCATCGGCCGCCCTTCATGCTGTGGCTGAAGGTGACTTGGCTCGACATCCTCACTATGATCATCATGGGAGTGATCGCCCTGGTG GTCTTCAGAGCGCATCCACCGGCCCACCGAACGTTCCCCATCACCTTTGACAACGGCGAAGTCGTTTACCCCCAGTTCGCATACCCGCACATCACGCAAATCATACCCAGCCATGCTGCGAcggccctcggcatcggcgtgCCTATCCTGTCCATCCTCCTCTGCCAGATCCACGTGCGCTCCTTCTGGGACATAAACAACGGCATCATGGGCCTGCTCTACTCGGTCCTCGGCTCGACCGTCTTCCAAGTCATGATCAAATGGCTCATTGGCGGGCTGAGGCCCAACTTCCTCGAGGTCTGCCAGCCCGACATCACCAAGGCCTCCCAGCCAGGCGGCAACGCgaccggcctcgacggcacGGGCTACGGCGGCATAATGTGGACGTCGGACATTTGCACCAGGGAGATGGACGGCACGCTCTCCAACGCCCTGGAATCCTTCCCCTCGGGCCACACCACGGCCATGTTCTCTGGCATGGTTTTcctgtacctgtacctgAACGCCAAGCTCAAAGTCTTCTCCAACTACCACCCATCCATGTGGAAGCTCATCCTGACCTACGCCCCCATCTTGGGCGCCACCCTGGTCGGCGGCTCCCTGACCGTCGACCAATCCCACAACTGGTACGATGTACTGGCCGGGGCCACGATCGGGACTGTCTTCGCCTTTTCGTCCTACAGGATGGTCTACGCTGCGGTATGGGACTGGCGTTTCAACCACATTCCCCTGCACCGCAAGCTTCCTCTTGATtacgccctcgacgcctccGACGGTGCGGTCGCCACGCGCAAGGCTGGATGGGGCAAGAGACGCGGGGCGAAGAACACGGCCGCTAACAAACTGACCGGTCGGACACGGTACAGCACCGGCAGTCGAGACGGTCGTGGTGCTGGGATTCCCCGTAAACCGGTGACTTCGCACCACGCTAGAGGCGACCGACGTCCCTCTGCCGACGACATGGTGTGA
- a CDS encoding Putative glyoxalase/Bleomycin resistance protein/Dihydroxybiphenyl dioxygenase, whose product MALEASTGVCRPSELAHLVLRTKDLPRLVEFYRNFLNAKITHSSDLITFITWDHEHHRLAIVNDPNAVPRPENAVGVDHFALTFDSLADLLQSYKARKELGIEPIHCMNHGMSTSMYYRDPDGNKIETQVDAFDTKEDAVRYMMSAEFAQDPRGSKFDPEDLVKRFEAGEDEKNLMKRGAAVHGGVKV is encoded by the coding sequence ATGGCCCTGGAAGCTTCCACAGGGGTTTGCCGGCCCTCGGAGCTTGCTCACTTGGTCCTCCGGACCAAAGACTTGCCAAGATTGGTTGAATTCTATCGCAATTTTCTCAATGCCAAGATCACGCACTCCAGTGATCTCATCACGTTCATCACCTGGGACCACGAGCACCACCGCCTGGCGATTGTGAACGACCCGAATGCCGTACCAAGACCGGAGAACGCGGTTGGCGTAGACCACTTCGCCCTAACATTCGACTCCCTGGCCGATTTGTTGCAGTCGTACAAGGCCCGAAAGGAGCTGGGCATCGAGCCTATCCACTGCATGAACCACGGCATGTCTACGAGCATGTACTACAGAGACCCGGACGGCAACAAGATTGAGACCCAGGTCGACGCCTTCGACACCAAAGAGGATGCGGTTCGGTACATGATGAGCGCCGAGTTCGCTCAAGATCCTCGTGGGTCAAAGTTTGACCCAGAGGATCTTGTGAAGAGATttgaggcgggcgaggacgaaAAGAATCTGATGAAACGGGGGGCTGCGGTACACGGCGGGGTGAAAGTCTAG
- a CDS encoding Putative auxiliary Activity family 9: MKFSAVVLAAVAPLVSAHYFFDTLIVDGKATKSFEYIRSNTRQAKYNPTKWENVRDGMTPDLPDFRCNKGAFTFAAKTGTLEVKAGSKVAFKLGVGATMQHPGPAIVYMSKAPSTAKAYEGDGDWFKVYEESVCNKGGDFKGNAWCTWDKNTVEFTVPKDTPNGEYLIRVEHIGVHGAHAGQAEFYNSCAQVKITGGGNGTPGPMIKFPGGYKKSDPSFNFSIYNGYKAYPMPGPAVWTGGSSSSSSVNETEAESTTTPVSGNNNNNNNNNAEEEDCKNKKSVRRSRIFREQ; the protein is encoded by the exons ATGAAGTTCTCTGCTGTTGTCCTCGCGGCTGTTGCCCCCCTTGTGTCCGCCCACTACTTCTTCGACACCCTTATCGTCGACGGCAAAGCCACCAAGTCCTTCGAGTACATCCGCTCCAACACCCGCCAAGCCAAGTACAACCCGACCAAGTGGGAGAACGTCCGCGATGGCATGACTCCCGACCTTCCCGACTTCCGCTGCAACAAGGGCGCCTTCACCTTCGCCGCCAAGACCGGCACGCTCGAAGTCAAGGCCGGCTCCAAGGTCGCCTTcaagctcggcgtcggcgccaccATGCAGCACCCCGGCCCGGCCATCGTCTACATGTCCAAGGCCCCTAGCACCGCCAAGGCCTACGAGGGAGACGGCGATTGGTTCAAGGTCTACGAGGAGAGCGTCTgcaacaagggcggcgactTCAAGGGGAACGCCTGGTGCACCTGGGACAAGAACACGGTCGAGTTCACCGTCCCCAAAGACACTCCCAACGGAGAGTACCTCATCCGCGTTGAGCATATCGGTGTCCACGGAGCCCACGCTGGCCAGGCCGAGTTCTACAACTC CTGCGCTCAAGTCAAGATCACCGGCGGCGGTAACGGCACTCCCGGCCCCATGATCAAGTTCCCCGGCGGCTACAAGAAGTCCGACCCCTCGTTCAACTTCAGCATCTACAACGGATACAAGGCCTACCCCATGCCCGGCCCTGCCGTCTGGACCGGcggaagcagcagcagcagcagcgtcaacgagaccgaggccgagtctACGACCACCCCCGTGTccggcaacaacaacaacaacaacaacaacaacgccgaggaggaggactgcaagaacaagaagtccgtccgccgcagccgcatcTTCCGCGAGCAGTAA